Proteins encoded in a region of the Oscillospiraceae bacterium MB24-C1 genome:
- a CDS encoding histidine triad nucleotide-binding protein: MDCLFCKIVAGEIPSTKIYEDDLVLAFRDIDPKAPFHAVVIPKTHLASAADISADNSTVIAHLFEVIAEIARREKLDKGFRVVTNCGEEGGQTVGHLHFHLLAGRNLGWPPG, from the coding sequence ATGGACTGCCTATTTTGTAAAATTGTTGCAGGAGAAATTCCCAGTACGAAGATCTATGAAGATGATCTGGTACTGGCGTTTCGCGATATTGACCCCAAAGCGCCGTTTCATGCAGTGGTTATCCCCAAGACGCATCTTGCCTCGGCCGCTGATATCAGCGCCGACAACAGCACCGTAATCGCTCATTTGTTTGAGGTCATCGCTGAGATCGCTCGACGTGAAAAGCTAGATAAAGGCTTTCGCGTGGTGACCAACTGTGGCGAAGAGGGCGGTCAGACAGTTGGCCACCTGCACTTTCATCTGCTGGCTGGGCGCAACCTCGGGTGGCCCCCCGGCTGA
- the alaS gene encoding alanine--tRNA ligase, with the protein MEWTGLNELRSKFLNFFESKGHILLPSAPLVPRDDNSLLLINSGMAPLKKYFTGMETPPRKRATSCQKCIRTPDIENVGKTARHGTYFEMLGNFSFGDYFKHEATAWAWEFLTTELQIPKDLLWVTIYEDDDEAKDIWINEVGVSPDRIIRMGKEDNFWEIGSGPCGPCSELHFDRGEKYGCGSPDCCVGCECDRYIEIWNLVFTQFNSDGNGNYTPLDHPNIDTGMGLERLACVMQGVDNLFEVDTVQRIMSHISKIAGVTYKDDPKTDISLRVITDHVRSTTMMIGDGVVPSNEGRGYVLRRLLRRAARHGRLLGITEPFLYQVVDTVIEENKVAYPGLVDTRDYIVKVVKMEEERFSRTIDSGMELLSNIIDRIESEAMNKDKRVLPGDLAFKLYDTFGFPVDLTREILEEKQIGLDEEAFKKLMAEQRDRARKARENMGDVSWEDDVLATLDSKTSFVGYTANDIKCKVVAIVSDGTLADAIGTGDRAAIVLDTTPFYAESGGQVGDAGVISDGKAVFHVYDCKKSPTGQFLHIGEVVEGSLLTGSDVTAVVTKPRRSAIMRNHTAAHLLQFALREVLGTHVHQAGQLVDSDYCRFDFTHFASVTPEELSQIEALVNDMIFSALSVTVAEMSQDEAKQKGAMALFSEKYGDTVRVVDIDGRAIELCGGTHVDNTAKLGIFKILKESSVAAGVRRIEAVTGSGVLGYINQLQSQIASAAELLKIGSGADLAGKIGALQSELKAKEREIDSMSQRLATSQIKNLFESAKDIDGIRVMTASFNDMTPDALRALGDKVKEYAEPVMAVFTSASGAKASVLAVASKAAAQKGAHAGKLIKSLTTMAGGSGGGKPDSAMGGAPEIVKLNEAVSKVENLLRDMLTK; encoded by the coding sequence ATGGAATGGACTGGACTAAACGAACTGCGCAGCAAGTTTTTAAATTTCTTTGAAAGCAAAGGGCATATCTTACTGCCCTCTGCCCCGCTCGTACCCCGCGACGACAACAGCCTGCTGCTCATTAACTCGGGCATGGCGCCGCTGAAGAAGTACTTTACCGGCATGGAAACCCCGCCCAGAAAGCGCGCAACCTCCTGCCAGAAGTGCATCCGCACCCCCGACATTGAGAATGTGGGTAAAACCGCCCGCCACGGCACCTATTTCGAGATGCTGGGTAACTTCTCGTTCGGCGATTATTTTAAGCACGAGGCGACGGCCTGGGCGTGGGAATTTTTGACCACCGAGCTGCAAATCCCCAAAGATCTGCTTTGGGTCACCATCTATGAAGATGACGACGAGGCCAAGGACATTTGGATCAACGAGGTCGGCGTATCGCCTGACCGTATCATCCGCATGGGTAAGGAAGATAATTTCTGGGAGATCGGTTCCGGTCCTTGCGGTCCCTGCTCCGAGCTGCATTTTGACCGCGGTGAAAAATACGGTTGCGGCTCACCCGACTGTTGCGTCGGCTGCGAATGTGACCGTTATATCGAAATCTGGAACCTCGTGTTCACTCAGTTTAACTCCGACGGTAATGGCAACTACACGCCACTGGATCACCCCAACATCGATACAGGCATGGGCTTGGAACGACTGGCTTGCGTTATGCAGGGCGTAGACAATCTCTTTGAGGTCGACACTGTTCAGCGCATTATGAGCCACATCAGCAAAATTGCAGGCGTAACCTACAAAGACGACCCCAAAACCGATATTTCGCTGCGCGTCATAACCGACCATGTGCGTTCGACCACCATGATGATTGGTGACGGCGTTGTCCCCTCGAACGAGGGCCGCGGCTATGTGTTGCGCCGCCTGCTGCGCCGCGCTGCGCGCCACGGCAGATTACTGGGCATCACCGAACCGTTCCTCTATCAGGTGGTAGATACCGTCATTGAAGAAAATAAAGTGGCTTATCCCGGGCTTGTTGATACCCGCGATTATATCGTCAAGGTCGTTAAGATGGAGGAGGAGCGCTTCTCCCGCACCATCGATTCGGGCATGGAGCTGCTCTCAAACATCATCGACCGTATTGAGAGTGAAGCCATGAACAAAGATAAGCGCGTATTGCCGGGCGACCTTGCGTTTAAGCTTTATGATACCTTCGGCTTCCCGGTTGATCTTACCCGCGAAATCTTAGAAGAAAAGCAGATTGGCCTTGACGAAGAGGCTTTTAAGAAGCTGATGGCCGAGCAGCGTGATCGCGCACGCAAAGCGCGCGAAAATATGGGCGATGTCAGTTGGGAAGACGATGTGCTTGCGACCCTTGATAGCAAGACCAGTTTTGTCGGTTACACGGCCAACGATATAAAGTGCAAAGTAGTCGCTATCGTTTCTGACGGTACGCTGGCAGATGCCATCGGTACAGGCGACCGTGCCGCCATCGTGCTGGATACGACCCCCTTCTACGCCGAGAGCGGCGGCCAAGTGGGTGATGCGGGCGTCATTTCAGACGGCAAGGCGGTCTTCCATGTGTATGACTGCAAAAAATCCCCCACCGGTCAGTTTTTGCATATCGGTGAGGTGGTTGAGGGTAGCCTGCTGACCGGCAGCGATGTGACCGCCGTTGTCACGAAACCCCGCCGTAGCGCCATTATGCGCAACCACACTGCCGCACACCTGTTGCAATTTGCACTGCGCGAGGTGTTAGGCACCCATGTGCATCAGGCTGGGCAACTGGTGGACAGCGACTATTGCCGCTTTGATTTCACACATTTTGCGTCTGTCACCCCCGAGGAACTCAGCCAGATCGAGGCACTGGTCAACGATATGATCTTCTCTGCCTTGTCGGTTACTGTCGCCGAAATGTCGCAGGACGAAGCTAAGCAGAAGGGCGCCATGGCATTGTTTTCTGAAAAATATGGTGACACCGTACGTGTCGTCGATATCGACGGGCGCGCAATCGAGCTCTGCGGCGGCACCCATGTAGACAACACTGCTAAGCTGGGCATATTTAAAATTCTTAAAGAATCATCGGTTGCGGCGGGCGTTCGCCGTATTGAAGCCGTCACCGGCAGCGGTGTGCTGGGTTATATCAACCAGCTTCAGTCGCAAATTGCCTCTGCGGCCGAACTTCTGAAAATCGGCTCCGGTGCAGACCTCGCCGGAAAGATCGGCGCATTACAAAGTGAACTCAAGGCCAAGGAACGTGAAATAGATTCGATGAGCCAGCGGCTGGCAACTTCTCAGATTAAGAACTTGTTTGAAAGCGCCAAGGACATCGACGGTATTCGGGTGATGACCGCCTCCTTTAACGACATGACGCCCGATGCGCTGCGCGCGCTCGGCGACAAAGTCAAGGAATATGCTGAGCCAGTTATGGCGGTGTTCACCTCCGCCTCTGGTGCAAAGGCTTCTGTGTTGGCAGTTGCCAGCAAGGCGGCTGCTCAGAAGGGTGCGCATGCGGGTAAACTGATTAAATCGCTTACTACAATGGCCGGTGGCTCCGGTGGTGGAAAGCCCGATTCCGCCATGGGCGGTGCACCCGAAATCGTTAAGCTTAACGAGGCGGTTTCAAAGGTGGAAAACTTGCTTAGAGACATGCTGACAAAATAA